The Streptomyces sp. DG1A-41 genomic sequence CCACGTACCCGTCCTCGGTCCACACCCGCAGCACCCCGGAACCGCCGCCGTGCACCACGCTGTTGGTGGTGAGCTCGGCCATGGCGAGGGCCAGGTCGTCCAGCTTGACGCCGGTGAGTCCGAGCCGCGCACCCTCCCCTACCGCCACGTGCCGGGCCTGGGAGAGCGAGCCGGAGTCGAAGGCGAACGTCAGCGCGTCCGGCACGGGCGGCAGCGCCTCGTTGTAGCGGTCGACGACGTCCCCGGGGGCGTACGCGTCGCTGCCCTGCTCCAGCCGGGAGCCGGAGGGGATGACGGTCGGGTGGGTGGCGTAGGCGTCGGCGAGGACGTGCTCGGGGAGCCGCTCGACGTCGTACGGACACAGGATGGTCGCCGTACGGCCCTGGAAGGCCGCGTTGATGAGCGCCTCGTGCTGGACGCAGGCGGGGTACTCCGTCTCCGAGCGCCCGGCCCAGATGGGCTCGCCGATGATCCGCACCCGGCGTCCGGGCGGCTGGGCGTCGGCGAACGCGCGTAGCACGCCGGGGATGATCCGCCCGGGGTTGCGGCCGGCCTCGCGCATGTCCAGGAGCCGCACCGCCTCGGCGGCGTCGCCCAGGGCGTCCCGGATCAGCGCGAGGTTCTTGCCGGGCACCGCGACCGCCACGGGGTCGCCGGCGGCCAGGCCCTCGCGCACGAAGGGCACGGTGACGTCGAGGTACTCCTCCTCGTCGCGGTAGAAGAGCGCGGGATGGACGAAGGGCTCCAGGGGGCCGAAGGGTTCGGCCACGGCAGCGGTCATGACACCGATACCTCGATCCCGGCATGGTCGGGCCACAGCAGGTCCAGCGTCCGCCGCAGGGCCGGCGGCGGCTGTCGCACCACGAACCGCAGGCCGTCCCCGAGCTGCCCGGCGGCGGCCGCGAGCGCGTCCACGCCCGCGACGTCGACGAATGTCACGTCGGACAACTCCAGGTAGTACACGTCCTCATCCTCGCGAACGGCCTGCTCCAGTATGCCTTCCCAGATCGCACGTGTCGTCAGGACGACCTCGCCCGCCGCCCGGACACCCTGCCGCCCGGACAACGGGAACACCGCCAGGCCCGGCACGGGACCCCAGGCCCGGGCAGCCGGCACCCGATACTGAGTGTTCAAGCCCCTCTCCCCACGCTTGTGGACCACAGCGCTCGTACCCGCCCCGGAGAAGCTCATTCCCCGCAGTTGTGTGTAGTAAGCCGTACGGCGGGCAGGCGCACCTCACACGGACGTCCACGGGGGCGAGCGACGTCGTGCAGTTCCTGCGAGGAGGAACACGACCGACGAGGACCGAGAAGGCGGTGACATGACGTCAGCGGCATCACCACATCGCACAGGAGGGCTGAACACACTGGTCATCAGTGGCCGCGTGGACGCGGACCGGGCTGAGCTCACCCCGTGCGGTGAGCTGGTTCACGGCTGCGCGGAAACACTGGCCAGGAGCCTGGCCGAGCTGCCGCCCACGATCACGCGGGTGGACCTGGACATGGGGGGCGTGCGCTTCATGGACACGGCGGGTCTGCAATTCCTCGAAGTACTGGGCGACTTCGCCCGGCAGCGATGCGTGACGGTCACGACCACGAACTGGAACGGCCAGCCGCGCCGGATCCTGGAACTGGCGGGCCTGGACACGACCGACCCCCTGCGCGCCGCGCCCCACCCCGACCCCGGCCCCGAGCCCGTCCAGCCGTCGGCCCCGGTGTCCTCCGCGGTCGCCGTGGAACGCTCGGAGCGCCTGCACGTCCTCCAGGAGGAGGTCGAGCAGCTCCGCCAGGCCATCGCCTCCCGCCCGGTCATCGACCAGGCCCGGGGCATCCTCATGGCCACCCACGGCTGCACGTCCGACGAGGCTTGGCGCATCCTGCGCGAGACCTCCCAGCTCTCCAACACCAAGCTCCGCGACGTGGCCGCCGCCGTGACGGCCAGCGCGA encodes the following:
- a CDS encoding STAS domain-containing protein, giving the protein MNTQYRVPAARAWGPVPGLAVFPLSGRQGVRAAGEVVLTTRAIWEGILEQAVREDEDVYYLELSDVTFVDVAGVDALAAAAGQLGDGLRFVVRQPPPALRRTLDLLWPDHAGIEVSVS
- a CDS encoding ANTAR domain-containing protein — its product is MTSAASPHRTGGLNTLVISGRVDADRAELTPCGELVHGCAETLARSLAELPPTITRVDLDMGGVRFMDTAGLQFLEVLGDFARQRCVTVTTTNWNGQPRRILELAGLDTTDPLRAAPHPDPGPEPVQPSAPVSSAVAVERSERLHVLQEEVEQLRQAIASRPVIDQARGILMATHGCTSDEAWRILRETSQLSNTKLRDVAAAVTASAKPDGPRPSPALREALQRALTLRRHT
- a CDS encoding sensor histidine kinase, which encodes MTAAVAEPFGPLEPFVHPALFYRDEEEYLDVTVPFVREGLAAGDPVAVAVPGKNLALIRDALGDAAEAVRLLDMREAGRNPGRIIPGVLRAFADAQPPGRRVRIIGEPIWAGRSETEYPACVQHEALINAAFQGRTATILCPYDVERLPEHVLADAYATHPTVIPSGSRLEQGSDAYAPGDVVDRYNEALPPVPDALTFAFDSGSLSQARHVAVGEGARLGLTGVKLDDLALAMAELTTNSVVHGGGSGVLRVWTEDGYVVCEVRDGGRLADVLAGRRPVPRDQRGGRGLLLVNLIADLVRVHRGDSGTTVRCWFAR